A part of Maridesulfovibrio hydrothermalis AM13 = DSM 14728 genomic DNA contains:
- a CDS encoding MerR family transcriptional regulator, whose product MSSQYLSLREVGRRLGIPPSTVVYYKDKFSKFLPSVAGTGRRQKYPVEALEIFGRIREMYGMNWSTEQIENELTIKFGMLIDNIRNDQQLINDAGLESSSEMQTVISGLSSVLGKVSDLLSNQTLFQSEIRDLRDEVSSLRSEKRKLAAETNEQILELAMEVGRLKRDRAELFRLLRSSDASAGPDESSFPSVDYLERPLVIMNSEGEYLGVAGKSRKHFSLEDFVKLLENSVHSHRSVDLNWAEQGGQWVLVISASEEDSSQQRKIVLVTEENVTPNNNTVVRIVSMNINDKAVPDALLFSLFKQIREGFGR is encoded by the coding sequence ATGTCTAGTCAATATTTAAGTTTAAGGGAAGTAGGCAGGAGGTTGGGTATCCCCCCGTCTACGGTGGTGTACTACAAGGATAAGTTCTCTAAATTCTTGCCTTCTGTGGCAGGGACCGGACGCAGGCAGAAGTATCCGGTTGAAGCTCTGGAAATTTTCGGGAGGATACGTGAAATGTATGGTATGAATTGGTCAACTGAACAAATTGAAAATGAATTGACTATTAAATTCGGAATGTTAATTGACAATATTCGAAATGATCAACAACTGATTAATGATGCCGGACTGGAGTCCAGCTCTGAGATGCAGACCGTTATCAGCGGTTTATCTTCTGTTTTAGGGAAGGTTTCAGATCTGTTGTCCAATCAAACTCTTTTCCAATCTGAAATACGTGATCTGCGTGATGAGGTTTCTAGTTTGCGTAGCGAGAAACGCAAGCTTGCAGCTGAGACTAATGAGCAGATTCTTGAACTGGCAATGGAGGTAGGGCGTTTGAAGCGTGACCGTGCAGAGTTGTTCCGGCTGTTGAGAAGCAGTGATGCCTCTGCTGGCCCGGATGAATCTTCATTTCCGTCTGTTGATTATCTGGAACGTCCGTTGGTTATTATGAATTCAGAAGGGGAATATCTTGGAGTTGCCGGTAAGAGCCGGAAACATTTTTCTCTTGAGGACTTTGTTAAACTTCTGGAAAATAGCGTTCATTCTCACCGCAGTGTCGACTTGAACTGGGCAGAACAGGGTGGGCAATGGGTGCTTGTTATTTCAGCGAGTGAAGAAGATTCATCTCAGCAGAGGAAAATTGTTCTCGTAACTGAAGAGAATGTTACTCCGAATAATAATACTGTAGTAAGAATTGTCAGTATGAATATTAATGACAAAGCCGTTCCAGACGCTCTTTTATTCAGCCTTTTCAAGCAGATACGTGAGGGGTTTGGACGTTAG
- a CDS encoding PqqD family protein codes for MKLFSKKKKTIVPGMTRGEALACKPVKNRGVDETIVDDGLVRLSYPLRLKPLFADVAKKFGMWKDGSPPIKKLELDEMGTLVWNMIDGRTSVKKIAAKFAKTYKVLPREAEVATASFLKDLGKRGLIAFSMADSNQHK; via the coding sequence CAATTGTCCCGGGAATGACGAGGGGAGAAGCCCTTGCATGCAAACCCGTAAAAAACCGTGGAGTTGATGAAACAATTGTTGATGACGGGCTGGTTCGTTTATCTTACCCGCTCCGTCTTAAACCGCTTTTTGCTGATGTAGCCAAAAAATTCGGCATGTGGAAAGATGGTTCCCCACCTATAAAAAAGCTGGAACTAGACGAAATGGGGACACTGGTATGGAATATGATTGACGGACGGACAAGCGTAAAGAAAATAGCTGCAAAATTTGCCAAGACTTACAAAGTACTGCCACGTGAAGCGGAGGTTGCCACCGCATCATTTTTGAAAGACTTAGGAAAAAGAGGACTCATCGCCTTCAGTATGGCTGATAGTAACCAGCATAAATAA